The genomic segment GGAGTCGTACTCGATGATGACGATCCCCGGGCAGTGCTCGGCCGGGTCGAAGGACGACCAGACGTCCAGCTCTGTGCCTTCGACATCGATGTTCAGGAGGTCGACCCGCTCGATTCCGAGGTCGTGGAGCAGGTCTCCGAGCCGGAGGCAGGGAGCGGTGCCCACGGTGTAGCCCTGGCCCCGGTCACCCAGGCCGGACCAGGAGGGCTTGGCGTCGTACTGGCTGAAGGTCTGCTCGCCGGCGGTGTTAGAGATGGCGCAGTGGCGTACCACGCAGTGGCGTCTCGTCAGGGACGCGCGGTTCCGCGGATCAGGATCGACGCACAACCCCGTCCATCCTCGCCTCTCGAAGTAGAGGGTGTTGCTACCCCGAACCCCGTCGCCTGCCCCGACATCGACGAAGACGCCACGCGCCGGAACGGCCAGGTGTTCGACGAGCCAGCGGTCCTCGCCCCACTGACCGAAGTACGGGTGCGGTTGGGTGTACGGCGGGTCGAAGGCGCTGATGGTCGCTCGGTCCGGCGGATTCGGTGCGGCGGTCATGAGCCGCTCGCCGAGTAACCGAGAACCAGCAGTCGCCGCGGTCTGTCGGTGCTGTTCGGCCCGCTGGCGTGCACGAGCGCGGCATCCCAGGCCAGCAGTGATCCCGCTGATGCCTCCAGCGTCACCGCCTGATCGTCGGGCGCGTCATCGTCCGGGACGACCGGCCCCTGGTTCGGTGTCGGCTCGTGTCGCACAGGGCGTCGGTGACTGCCGGGCCAGACCTGCAGCGCCCCTGCGGCTGCGGCGCAGTCGTCGAGACACAGCGCCACCGTGATCACCCGGTCGTAGCCGCGCGCCGCGAAGTACGAGGCGTCGGAGTGTTTGCGGACGTCCTCGCCGAGAACCGGCAGGTCGGCCCAACCGGCGGGGTCGGCGAGTGCCGCCTTGTAAGTGACCTTGTCCTCCATCAGCGTCGCCTTGGCGGAGAGCATCGACGAGGCGAGGAATCCGATATCTTCGCTCGCCGCCATACCCGCGAAGGCCGGTGCGAGATCGACGACAGGTTTGATCTTGAAGACGTACGGTCGGCCGTCCGGCAGGCGCCACCAGGTGAGACGAGGATGCGCCGTCCGCAGCGACTCGGTCTGGCTGATGATCTGCTCGAATGCCAGGTCGGCGGCGGCGCGCAGCTGGGACAACGTCTCGCGCTCCAGGAATCCCTCGATGGCGAGGTAGCCGTCCTGGCGGAAGCGGTGCCGGAGGTCGTCGCCGGTCACTCGCATCATTGGACCCCTTTCCGGGCGCACGGCACGAGGAAGTCACCCGTCGGCTTCGTCCAGCCGCTCGGCAGTTGATTCGCAGGGATGGTTACCTTCGTTGCGCTCCAGCCCGGGAGGAAGTGGTCCAGCACTTCGGCGCGCGCTTCGGGCAACTCGGTGCCGCTGTGGAAGAAGCTGAAGCGGCCTCCGGGCCGCAGGACAGGGATCGCTACCCGTTCCACGAAACTGGCGAAATCGGCGTCGGCGTGCCCGTCGGGCGGCCAGGTGTCGTACATGATCGCGTCGATGCTCTCCGGCTCAAGATCGAGCACCTGCCATGGTTCTACGACAACCGTGACGGGACATGACAGGTACTCGTGGACTCTCGGCGCGACCAGGTCCACGACCGCCGGATGGGGTTCGACGGCGGTGTAACTGGCGGGTCGCAGCGGCGCGATCTGCTGGGCGAAGACGCCCAGGCCAAGGCCGATTTCCAGCACGTGGGCTCCGTGTTGGTCTCCGAGTAGCGCGGCGGCGTGCTCAGCCATCAGGGCGGACTCGGCGAAGAACATCACGTACGTGCCTCCGAGGCGGAGGCCTTCGTCATCGATCATGGCCGGGCGGGCGCACAGCTCGCGGAGATGACGGAGATGAACCTCGTCCAACGCCGGCGGCATCAGCACGGCTCCTGCACGCGGAAGCGACTCACCGGGTCGGTCTCCAGGAACCGCTGGATGTATCCAGGCGCCGTCCGCATCGCTGCCCGAGCGAGTGCCTCGCCAGCGGCCCCGATGGGCGCCTCGGACCGGATGAGCACGTACGCCGGATCGTCCAACTGGCCGCCGTTGCGTGCCGCGATGAGCACCTCGGCGTACGTCCCGAGCTCGGCCATGATGCGTCGTGCCAGTTCGTCGGCTACGGCCGTGTAGATCTTCCCGACGTGGTGAAGCGGGTTCTTGCCTGCGGGCGCCTCGCCGCTCGCCGGACGAAGGGGCTCGATCGCCCCGTTGTACCGGTTGCCCCGTCCGACAGCGCCACAGTCTCCCTTGCCCAGTGAGGTGCCGAAGGGTGCGAGGTAGCCACGACCGGGCACGTCCTTGGTGTTCAGCGACAGCCGTGCCCCAGTTGCCGTCGGTGTCTCGTCGAGCACCCGCTTGAGCTCACCCTCGATCTCGTCGCGGATGGCGTCCAGCGCCGTCCGATACTCCGACCAGCCGTGAACGCTGGCGGGATGGAAGGGCACTGCCGCGGTCACGTCCAGTTGGCCACGGTCGCGGACCACCATGACTTTGACGTCGGTGCCGGTCTGGTAGCGGGTTCGGAAGGTGGCGCCGGTCAGCAGCGTCTCCAGTCGGACCGCCGTCCGCGCCGCGATGCCACGAAGGCTCGTCCCGGCGCACACGACGGTGTCGTTGGCGACGGCCTCACTGGCGAGTACCTTCGTGATCCCGGCAGCCGTCCGAGGCTGGTAGAACTCCCTGTCGTGATCGACCCCGGTGCCGGCGGTGTTGTTCACGTGAATGCGCAGGTGCCCAAGGATTGCCGGGTCGTCCAACGTACTGGTGAGAACAGCGCGGACCGTGTCGTCGAACAGTTTGGCGACGGATACATCGTTGCCGTCGATCCGCTCCGTGACCTTGCCGAAGAGGTAGCAGTCGACCGGCTTGCGGATGTCGTACCCACCGAAGCGAACGTCGGCGGCCGCGCCCACCAGCGTCACCTTGTCCACCCAGTGGTTCGGCACCGCACCGAAGCGCTCCCGGCAGGTTGCGGAGTAGCGGCGGGAGAAGCTGTCGGCGACCAGGTCCGCGAGGCTGTCAGGGTGGCCGATGCCCTTGCGCTCCGCGACATCGAACGGTGACTGGTCGGGGTGTACCGCTCCGAGGCTGGTGATGACCTGCATGGCGCTTTCTCCTCTCCTCACGAACGCGACGGGGCAGCGGCGGCGGACGCGGGCTGTGGCGGATCGACGAGGTACGCCATGCACTGCGACAGGACCAGGACACGCTTCGCCGGGCACGGCTCCGGTGCGGAGGCGGGCCGGAAGGTCCCGTCGTAGAGGTTCCCGTAGCTGGTCGGCACAGAAGCACACCGCCGGACCTCACCGGTCACGGTCACCTTGAAGGAGGTCATCCCCGCCGTGCAGGGCTGGCCGCGGAAGGCGAGCATCCCGTCGAGGTACGGCCGGTTGAAGGTGTACTCGCCGGACTTCTCCAGGATCAGCTCACGCTCCGCGTCGGTGTACGCCTCGGGGTACCGGCGACCGTCGTAGACGCCCTTGAACACCTTGGCCCGCAGCGGATCCACCCCGAGAGCCGCCAGCGACGCCAAGTCGTCGCGTAGTCGCGGGAGCAGCGGCGGGAAGAGCACGTAGAGTGCCACCACGTCGAAGCCGGCCCCGCGCAGGATCCGGAACGACTCGGCGTACTCCGTCATCGGCAACCCGAGGCGTTCCCGCTCCGGTACGTGCAGGGCCGCCACGATCTTCGCCACCCGCGTCGGGTCCACCTCGTTGGCGAAGCGGGTGACCAGCTCGGGCGACGCCAGGTTGGTGTTGATGCTGATCCAGTTGCGGCGGGTCAGCCCGGCGCAAAGTTCGACGAACCCGGGAAACAGGAACGGCTCTCCGCCCGACATGTGCACGAGACTCGTGCGGTCGAGATCCTCGAAGCGCCGCACCACCAGGTCGGCGTCAGGCTCGTTCAGGTGCTTCTTGTTCAACACGTGACGAATCTGCGGATGGCAGTACTCGCAGAAGAAGTTGCAGCGGTTCGTCAGGTGCCAGTCGAACTCCCACTCCCACGGCGCCGGGTCCGACGTCATCGCTGACACACGCACCGGTCCCACCTCCCCACGCTCGGCCGCCGACATCGATTCGACGGATACCGATGTCAACTCTGGCGTTGAGGGTGTTGACCGGGACACCTCACGGTGGGGTCCCACGGTGGCCCCTCACCGTGGGCTGTCCCACCTGCCGTGATCACGTAATCGTTCATTCGTCCTGCGCTGCCAGGGGTGCAGAACGGATCACCGGGGCGCAGGCACACGTAGGGCGCGTGAGTTACGAGAGGCAATCCTCCGCATGCGCCCTCATCCAGTGCCGATGCAGGAGGAGGGCATCGAATGTTTGAACAGAACGACTTGGCCCGTTACGGCTATCGCCAGGAGTTGGCTCGGAGGTTGCGCTTCCGGGACCTCTTGGCCTACGGCCTGGTGTACATGGTGCCGATCGCGCCGATGGCGATCTTCGGCAGCGTGTACGCCGGTTCCGGCGGGATGGTGGCCCTGGCGTACGCGGTCGGTGTGGTCGCGCTGGTGTTCACCGCGTTCTCGTACGCGCAGATGGTCAAGGCGTTCCCCATGTCCGGCAGTGTCTACAACTACGCGGGCCGAGGTATCAGCGCGCCGGTCGGGTTCCTGGCTGGCTGGGTGATCCTGCTCGACTACGTCCTCGTACCGGGCCTGCTGTACCTGGTGGCGTCGGTGGCGATGCACTCCACCGTGCCCGCGGTGCCGGTGTGGCTGTGGTTGCTCGGGTTCGTCGCGGTCAACACGGTCGTCAACTCGGTGGGGATCCGGATGACCGCGATGGTGACCCGGGTGATGCTCGTCGGCGAGCTGATCGTCCTGGCGATCTTCCTCGCCGTCGCCGGTTGGGCCCTCGCCTCGGGCAGGGGCCGGTTCAGTTGGGATGCGTTCTACAACGCCGACACCTTCACGTGGTCGCTCGTCGCGGGGGCGGTGTCGATCGCGGTGCTGTCCTTCCTCGGCTTCGACGGGATCAGCATGCTGGCCGAGGAGACCAAGGGCGGTTCCCGGCAGATCGGCCGGGCGATGGCCGCCGTCCTCGTCTTGGCCGGCGTGCTGTTCATCGCCCAGACCTGGCTGGCCGCGATGCTCGTCGCCGAGCCAGCCTCGCTGCTCAGTGACGGTGATCCAATCGGCACCGCCTTCTACGACGCGGCGCAGGTGGCTGGCGGAGGCTGGCTGGCAACGTTGTGCGCGGTCGCGACAGCCATCGCGTGGGGCCTGCCGAACTCGATGGTCGCGCAGGTCGCCACGTCCCGGCTGCTGTACGCGATGGCCCGCGACCGGCAACTGCCCGGCTTCCTGGCGAAGGTGTCGATCCGCCGGAACGTGCCGATCAACGCCACCCTGCTCACCGGCGCCGTGTCCCTCGCGCTGGGCCTGTTCATGGCGACCCGCGTCGACGGGATCACGCTGCTGTCGTCGCTGATCAACTTCGGGGCGATGGTCGCGTTCCTGGTCCTGCACGTCTCCGTCGTCGTGCACCACCTCATCCGCCAGCGCAGCCGCAACTGGTGGGCACACCTCGTCATGCCCGGTATCGGCTTCGCGATCCTCACCTACGTGGTGGTCAACGCGAACATCGCCGCGCAGCGCCTCGGCCTGGCCTGGCTCGCCCTCGGCATGGTCGTACTCGCCGGCCTGTACCTGTCCGGCCGCCGGCCCGCCCTGTCGGGCCTTGCGCCCGCGCAGCCGCAGGCCCGCCACGTCGGGCGGGTGTAGCGACCATGGACACGATCACCTACCGGCCCGCCCGCGACGAGCTGGCCTACACCTTCGGTGGCCGGATGCCGGTGGCCCACGTCCGCTCCGGCGACGTGCTTCAGGTGCACACCGAGGACTGCTTCGGCGGGCTCGTCCGCGGCCCGGCGGACCTGCCGTCGCAGGTGTGCCGCATGCCGTACCTGAACCCCGTGTGCGGGCCATTCTTCGTCGAGGACGCCGAGCCAGGTGACACCCTCGCCGTTCACCTCGCCTCGATCGTTCCGGCCCGCGACTGGGGAGTCTCCTCGACGTTCCCGCACTTCGGGGCACTGACCTCCACCTCGCACACGGCGACCCTGCAGCCGCCTCTCGAGGAGCGGGTGTGGGTGTACGACATCGACCAGCAGGCCGGCACGGTCCGCTTCCACGCCACCGACAGCGATCACACGGTTGACCTGCCATTGGACCCGATGATCGGCACTATCGGGGTGGCCCCGGGCGGTTTCGAGGCGCGTTCGACCATCGTGCCCGACAGCCATGGCGGGAACCTCGACACACCGGAGCTGCGCGCCGGCACCACCCTGTACCTGGGCGTGAATGTGCACGGGGCGATGCTCGCCCTCGGCGACGGCCACGCCCGCCAGGGCGAAGGTGAGGCCTGCGGCGTCGGGGTGGAGATCGCCACAACCACCACCCTGATCATCGAGGTCATCAAAGGCGTCCCGACGGTGTGGCCCCGCCTCGAGACCGACACGTCGATCATGTCGGTCGGCTGTGCCCGCCCGCTGGAGGACGCCTACCGGATCGCGCACCGCGACCTGGTCGGCTGGGTGGGTGACCTCACCGGCCTGGAGCAGCTCGACGCCTACCAGCTGGTGTCGCAGGCGGGACGGGCGCCGATCGGCAACGTCTGCGACCCGAACTACACGATCCTCGCCGCCGTCGACAAGCTGCTGCTTCCGCAGCCGCAGGCCGCCTACGCCGGGGTGCACGCCCGCCTGCGGCAGCACGCCAGCGGGCCGCGGTAGGGGACGGAATCGAGATGACCTCGTCCATCCCGCAGTTGCCTTTGCGGGACGAGTTGTTCCTGCTGGGCCACGACGACGACACCGGCCAGCCGCACATCCACCGCCAAGCCCTCGCCCTCGGCCTGGCTGGTGCGGTTCTCATCGACCTGTTCCTCGCCGGGCGGATCGCCCTCGACACCACCGATGACACCGGGCCGGGCGGGGAGCAGCGGCTGTGGCTGCACCTGGACCGCCCGGTCGGTGATCTGATCGCCGACACCGCCCTGGCATCGATCCGCTACGCCCATCCGGCCCCGCCGCTGCGGGGGTGGCTGCGCGGGTTCGCCGCCGACCTGTACGACCGCACCCGCGCCGGCCTGCACGCCGGCGGGATCCTGCGCCACGACGTGCGCCGCCGCCTCGGCGGGCTCGCCCGCACCGACCGCTACCTGCCCACGGACCTCAAGTGGCCGGTCGTCGCCCGCGCCCGGCTGCACTACATCGCCGCCGGCCGTGACCAGCCCGACAACCACACCGCCGCCCTCGGCGGCCTCGTCGCGACCCTCGGCCTGACCAACCACCTGTACCTCGCCGACGACACCGCCGCCCTCACCGTGCAACTGCGCACCATCGCCGCGCAGCACCACCGGCAGGTACGCGACATCACCGCCGCCGTCGACGCCGCCGTCGGTGACCTCGCCACCGCCACCTACCGGTAAGCCCGCCCCACCCACCCGCTGCCCTTGGAGGCATCCCATGGACGTCATTCCGCGTATCCGTGCCGCCCGGTGGGCGGACAAGGAACCGGTCGCCGCGCTGATCGCCGACGCCCTGCATTCCGGCCCGCTCGCCCAGTGGCTGGTACCCGACCCGACCTGCCGGCGGCGGATCCTCACCGACGTGGCGGTCATCTGGGTGGAACACGCCATGTTCTTCGGCGACATCCAGATCACCGACGACCTGAGCGCCGCGGCGATGGGGTTTCACCGCTACCGCAGCATCCCGCCACCGTCGAACTACCACAGCCGACTGACTTACGCCGCCGGCCCGCACGCGCGGCAGTTCGAACTCCTCGACCAACTACTCACCAAGGTCCGACCCACCGAACCTCACTACCACCTGGCAGTTCTCGCCGTTCTTCCCGCCGCCCAGCGGCGCGGTATCGGCGCGGCGGTGCTCACCCACCATGAAAGCCGCGTCGACCGCATCGACATGCCCTCGTGGACCGAAATCGCGCCCGACAGCCAGGACCTGTACCGCGGGCACGGCTACCTCCCGAGACCCGCGCTCACCCTGCCCGACGGGCCGGTCCTCGCCCCGATGCGCCGCAACCCTCACCCGAACCGCAGCTCCTGGCCTCTGAACACCGCCAGGCCGGCACCCGTCACCGCCGCGGCCCGCGCCCAGTCCGACGCCCAACGCTAGGCCCTGGGTTTCGGTAGCCAGGTCCGGCTACCGGCTAGCACCGCCCCTCTCTGTCGCCGCCCCGCGTCGTCGCCCACCCTCTGCGTCGGGCCCACATCGGTGCGTCCAAGCCGGTCGCCCGCCCGTAGAGGGAGGGCAGCGGCGACCGACGTGGCCGGCGACGACAGCCCCCCACTGTCGTCGCCGGCCACACCCTCCGCTCACATGCACCGTCTGCGGATCATTACGAAATTCACAAACCCGGCGCCGCTCCCACCGTCTGAACGCAACCATGAACCCCAAGGAAGGAACGCCGATGCCGACGCGGACGACAGCCATCCCCGCGTGGACACCCGCCTTCGTCGCCGAGGTCGTCGCCGCGACCATCGAACAAGCCGCCGTCCACGGCCTGCACCAAGCGCCCCGGGACGTTGCCCGCAGCCACCACCTGTCGCCCGCGACGGTTGAGGAATGGGTCTCGCGGGCCCGCGCCGTGCAGGCCGCGCCCGTCCCACCCGGCCTCCTGGCCTGCCACACCTGCGCGCGATCCATGATCCTCATCCAGCTGCCCGGCAGCGGCAGGGCATACCTGTGCGCGCCGTCCTGCGGGCGCACACCGGTGCCGGCCGACGAGATCCGCGACGCCGTCGCTGCGGTGATCCTGCACCGCACCCCACACCTCGTCCCACCCGGCAAGACGACCCAGGCCGCCTCCTACGCGCTCGGCCCTATCCAACGCGTCACCGTCGGCGCGACCGGCACAGACCTGCACATCACCTGGAGAGCCGTCTCCCTACAGGTCACCGGCCCGATGATGGCCATGGCCCAGCGTCTACACCTAGCCCAGCGCCACGCCGCCGACAACAAGCCCGAGCGTGCCATCGACGTCCTGCGCAGCGGGCTCCTGCACATCGACCCCACCAACAGCCGGCTCGCCCTGGACACCGCGACCGCCCGCGCCGCCGCGCTTCTGGCCGCCCTCACCCTCACCAACGGCGATTCAGCCGCCGCGCTCCCCTGGGCCCAGTGGGGACACCGCAGCCTGCGCCACCTCCTCCGAGACCCCACCAACCCGGAAGTCCGCGCCGCCCTGCGCGTCCTGGCCGCCACCCACCGCGCCGCCGGGAACCTCACCGCCGCCGCCGACTGCTACAGCGACCTCATCCGCCACCACACCCAGGCCGACGGACCCTACGCACTACCGACCCTCGCCACCCAAGCCACCCTCGCCGTCGTCCTGTACGAACACGGCCGCCAGGAACCGGCGCAGCAACTCCTCGCCCGGACCATCGCCGATCACCGCCGTGTCCATCCCCGCCACCCCGCCATCGCGCGCATGACAGCCGTCCTATACCGCATGCACACCACAGCTACCGTCCCTCGGGAAGGCGGTGGCGCAGACCGCCAGGTCGAAGGTGTCGTCGGGTAACGGCACGGTGGTGAAGTCGCCCTCGACGACGGTCACGTCCTGGCCGGTCAGGTTCGTTCGCAGCCGGGCCACCAGCCGGCCACCGAGTTCCACCGCCAGCACCGACGTGCAGGCGTCCACGAGGGGACGGGTCATCTGCCCGGTTCCAGGTCCGATCTCCAGGACGCGCGCACCCGTTCGCAGCCCGCGCTCGGCAAGCACCTCGTACACCCGCGGCGGGTGTCCCGGCCGGGCCGTTTGGTAGTTGTCCGGGTCCTCGTCGAAGCTGCCCCGCCGGCTCAGCCGCTGGTCGTCACCGCTCACGTCGCGAGCGTATTCGCTCAGGTGACCGGGTCGGGCGTGGCCGCACGCGGTCGTCCGCTGCCGCTTCGATGGAGGTGGGTCTCACCCCGCCTTGCGGCGCTTCCGGTTGATCTTCTTGGCGACGGCATCGGCGGCGTCCTGGTGCATCCGTTTGGTGACGCTCTGGTAGGTGTCGCGGGTCAGGGTTGTGGTGGAGTGGCCGAGTTGCTCGGAGATGACCTTGATGTCGATGCCGGCGTCGAGGGCGATGGTGGCGGCGCTGTGGCGCAGGTCGTGCAGCCGGATCGGGGGTAGCCCGGCTTTGCGGACGAGTTTGCGGAACCGTTGGGTGACGGCGTTGGGGTGCCACGGCTTGCCGTCGGGGCGGACGAAGAACAGGCCGGTGTCGGGCCATGTGTCGCCGGCGGCGAGTTGCCAGGCGGCGCGGCGGGCCTTGTATGCGGTGAGGACTTTGGTCGTGTCGGTGTCGAGGGCGACGTCGCGGTTTCCGGCCCTGCTCTTCGGTGGTTTCTGCACGGCGGTGTAGCCGTGGGTGGCGATCTGGTTGTTGATGGTGGTCTCGCGGCGGTGCAGCCGCACCTCGCTGTCCCGCAGGCCGCACGCCTCGCCGCGGCGGGGTCCGCGGTAGGCCATGTAGTGCCACATGGGGTGCAGGTCGGGGGCGTGTGCGGCTGCGTAGTCGAGGAACTGCACGACCTGGGCGTCGGTCCAGACCATCACCGGTCCGGGGACTTCGCCGGTGGTCTTCCACCGCTGTACGCGTTCGTCCTCCCACACGATTGGTAGGGGCCGGTCGGCGGGGACCTTGATCAGGGCGGCGGGGTTGGCGCCGACGAGGAGTTCGTCGGCGAGGGCGTCGTTGATCGCTTTGCGCAGGCAGGCGCGGATGCGCTGGCGTGTGCTGGCACCAGTGGGTCGCACGCCGGTGACCGACGCGCGGATCGCTGGGTCGCTGCTCGCCTTCGCGGCGGCGATCTCGTCGTTGCGGCGCTCGATGGCGGCGAACATGGCGCGGATGTGGGTGGTGCGCAGCTTGTCCAGCGGGATGTCGCCCAGGTGTGGGATCAAGTGGACCCGAGCGATCGATTCGTAGCCGCGCTGCGTGTTCGCGTCGATCGTGAGGTGGGTCAGCCAGCCGGTGAGGTACTCGGCGACGGTGGGCATGTCGGCGAGCGCACCGTCGCCGCGCAGCCGCTGGCGGATGCGGTCGACCTCGGGCAGGGGACGTTTGGCGCGTACGGCGGTTTGCAGCAGGTCGGCGATCTCGGTACGGCGGCGCCGGTCACCGTCGGCGAGGGCGAGCAGGTCGCGGGCCTGGTCGAGTTCGTCGGCGGCGGCACGCCGGGTGGGAAAGCTGGAGCGGCGTAACTGCCGGCGCCCGCCATCGGTGGTGGGTGGCAGTTCAAGTTGGTAGGCCCAGTGGCCGTGGTCGGAGCTCCAGGCGCGGTTCGCGCGGCGTAGTTTCGGGCAGTCGTTTCCCAGCGGCTTGCCCGTGTCGGGGTGGCGGCAGCCGCAACGCTTGAAGATGCTTCCGTCTGGCATCAGAGGTGGTGCTCCCGTTCATCCTCGGTGGTGGGGCATCGGTTTGGTCGATCGACATCCACGCGTGACCGGCGGCCACAATCAAGTCACCGCGGTGCCAGGTCCGGTGGGTGGTCCATGCGCTGGGGCCGGTGACCGGCGAACGTCAGATGCACCCTGCTGCGGAGTCTGGGATCCTGTCTGGTTCGCGTGAGATCGGGCATGGAGGACGGCCAATGGTGGCGGCAGATGACGTGGCGAGGGGCCGGGCGCGACGCCCACAGCTGCACGCGGCAGTGGGCCAGCTGATGGCGGCGGTGCTCGGCGACTTGGCCGCTCGCGACGGCGTGCCGGTGTTCGCGACCGTTCCCGACTTCGGCGAGTGGCACCGCCACGGGCAGGAGTCGTTCGTCGCGATCCGCCGCGGCGCCTGGCAGATGCCGGCCCGGGTCACCGACTACCGATTCTTGGACACCTTCGCCGAGATCGGGGCGGTGCGGGCGGTCGTGGCCGCCGACGAGGTGCTGCGTGAGCGGGTGGACTGCCTCGTCGGGGTGGAGTTCGCCCTCACGCTCCGGCAACTGGGGCCGACGCTGGTTAAGCACGTCCTCGAACCCATGGTTGCCGCCGTCGGGGGTTACCGGTTCGACCAGGAGGCCTTCGACGCCGCGTACAGCAGGTTGGAGGACGGTCTGCTGGCCACGCGGGCGCGGCTGGTCGAGGTGGTCCCGCTCAACGCCTTCACCCCCACCGCGGGCATCGAGGCGGTCACGTTGCCCGACGGCCTGGTACTGCAAGCGATGAGCGACCGGCAGATGAGCGCCGCGATCGGCTACCTCGCGGTGCCGATCGCCTTCGCGGGCGGCCCGACCTCGGTGACCGTGTCGCGGTTCCACCAGTGGGCCCTGACCCGCTGCACCTCGTACCCGGTGTGCTCGGCCATGGACGTACCCGCCCAACCGACGGCGCCGGAGTCTGGCGCGCTGGTCGAGCCAGCCAGCCGTCTCGTGACCGCGCTGCGGCTGGTGTGCGGTAGGTCCGTCACCGCGACTCGGGCGATCCGCTGCCCACCGGACGACGACTTTCCCCAGGGGCTGGGGCCGACGGCGTCACTGTCGGCGCTACCCGCCTTCGACGAGAAGCGACCAACGATCCTTGGGCAAGAGCAGGTCGAGGCGGTGCGCGAGGCATACGACCTCCTCGCGCATCCCGCAGCACGGGAGAATCGGGGTCTGCAAACCGCGCTGCGCCGGCTGGTCCTGGCCGGGGCCGACCGGGTACCGACCGACCGGCTCATCGACCTGATCGTCTGCGCCGAAGTGCTGTTCATCAAACTGCCAGGCCTGCCAGCGGATCGTTGGAAGCAGGACAAGATCGTTGACGGAGCGAACGCGCTCTTGGCGGACG from the Micromonospora sp. WMMA1947 genome contains:
- a CDS encoding GPP34 family phosphoprotein, producing MTSSIPQLPLRDELFLLGHDDDTGQPHIHRQALALGLAGAVLIDLFLAGRIALDTTDDTGPGGEQRLWLHLDRPVGDLIADTALASIRYAHPAPPLRGWLRGFAADLYDRTRAGLHAGGILRHDVRRRLGGLARTDRYLPTDLKWPVVARARLHYIAAGRDQPDNHTAALGGLVATLGLTNHLYLADDTAALTVQLRTIAAQHHRQVRDITAAVDAAVGDLATATYR
- a CDS encoding phytanoyl-CoA dioxygenase family protein, coding for MTGDDLRHRFRQDGYLAIEGFLERETLSQLRAAADLAFEQIISQTESLRTAHPRLTWWRLPDGRPYVFKIKPVVDLAPAFAGMAASEDIGFLASSMLSAKATLMEDKVTYKAALADPAGWADLPVLGEDVRKHSDASYFAARGYDRVITVALCLDDCAAAAGALQVWPGSHRRPVRHEPTPNQGPVVPDDDAPDDQAVTLEASAGSLLAWDAALVHASGPNSTDRPRRLLVLGYSASGS
- a CDS encoding acetamidase/formamidase family protein — protein: MDTITYRPARDELAYTFGGRMPVAHVRSGDVLQVHTEDCFGGLVRGPADLPSQVCRMPYLNPVCGPFFVEDAEPGDTLAVHLASIVPARDWGVSSTFPHFGALTSTSHTATLQPPLEERVWVYDIDQQAGTVRFHATDSDHTVDLPLDPMIGTIGVAPGGFEARSTIVPDSHGGNLDTPELRAGTTLYLGVNVHGAMLALGDGHARQGEGEACGVGVEIATTTTLIIEVIKGVPTVWPRLETDTSIMSVGCARPLEDAYRIAHRDLVGWVGDLTGLEQLDAYQLVSQAGRAPIGNVCDPNYTILAAVDKLLLPQPQAAYAGVHARLRQHASGPR
- a CDS encoding FkbM family methyltransferase: MTAAPNPPDRATISAFDPPYTQPHPYFGQWGEDRWLVEHLAVPARGVFVDVGAGDGVRGSNTLYFERRGWTGLCVDPDPRNRASLTRRHCVVRHCAISNTAGEQTFSQYDAKPSWSGLGDRGQGYTVGTAPCLRLGDLLHDLGIERVDLLNIDVEGTELDVWSSFDPAEHCPGIVIIEYDSRDPDRSEERIIRALGADRFELIHRTPANLVLRGLDPVSQRRWRHAR
- a CDS encoding class I SAM-dependent methyltransferase codes for the protein MPPALDEVHLRHLRELCARPAMIDDEGLRLGGTYVMFFAESALMAEHAAALLGDQHGAHVLEIGLGLGVFAQQIAPLRPASYTAVEPHPAVVDLVAPRVHEYLSCPVTVVVEPWQVLDLEPESIDAIMYDTWPPDGHADADFASFVERVAIPVLRPGGRFSFFHSGTELPEARAEVLDHFLPGWSATKVTIPANQLPSGWTKPTGDFLVPCARKGVQ
- a CDS encoding radical SAM protein; the encoded protein is MRVSAMTSDPAPWEWEFDWHLTNRCNFFCEYCHPQIRHVLNKKHLNEPDADLVVRRFEDLDRTSLVHMSGGEPFLFPGFVELCAGLTRRNWISINTNLASPELVTRFANEVDPTRVAKIVAALHVPERERLGLPMTEYAESFRILRGAGFDVVALYVLFPPLLPRLRDDLASLAALGVDPLRAKVFKGVYDGRRYPEAYTDAERELILEKSGEYTFNRPYLDGMLAFRGQPCTAGMTSFKVTVTGEVRRCASVPTSYGNLYDGTFRPASAPEPCPAKRVLVLSQCMAYLVDPPQPASAAAAPSRS
- a CDS encoding APC family permease: MFEQNDLARYGYRQELARRLRFRDLLAYGLVYMVPIAPMAIFGSVYAGSGGMVALAYAVGVVALVFTAFSYAQMVKAFPMSGSVYNYAGRGISAPVGFLAGWVILLDYVLVPGLLYLVASVAMHSTVPAVPVWLWLLGFVAVNTVVNSVGIRMTAMVTRVMLVGELIVLAIFLAVAGWALASGRGRFSWDAFYNADTFTWSLVAGAVSIAVLSFLGFDGISMLAEETKGGSRQIGRAMAAVLVLAGVLFIAQTWLAAMLVAEPASLLSDGDPIGTAFYDAAQVAGGGWLATLCAVATAIAWGLPNSMVAQVATSRLLYAMARDRQLPGFLAKVSIRRNVPINATLLTGAVSLALGLFMATRVDGITLLSSLINFGAMVAFLVLHVSVVVHHLIRQRSRNWWAHLVMPGIGFAILTYVVVNANIAAQRLGLAWLALGMVVLAGLYLSGRRPALSGLAPAQPQARHVGRV
- a CDS encoding methionine adenosyltransferase is translated as MQVITSLGAVHPDQSPFDVAERKGIGHPDSLADLVADSFSRRYSATCRERFGAVPNHWVDKVTLVGAAADVRFGGYDIRKPVDCYLFGKVTERIDGNDVSVAKLFDDTVRAVLTSTLDDPAILGHLRIHVNNTAGTGVDHDREFYQPRTAAGITKVLASEAVANDTVVCAGTSLRGIAARTAVRLETLLTGATFRTRYQTGTDVKVMVVRDRGQLDVTAAVPFHPASVHGWSEYRTALDAIRDEIEGELKRVLDETPTATGARLSLNTKDVPGRGYLAPFGTSLGKGDCGAVGRGNRYNGAIEPLRPASGEAPAGKNPLHHVGKIYTAVADELARRIMAELGTYAEVLIAARNGGQLDDPAYVLIRSEAPIGAAGEALARAAMRTAPGYIQRFLETDPVSRFRVQEPC
- a CDS encoding GNAT family N-acetyltransferase; the protein is MDVIPRIRAARWADKEPVAALIADALHSGPLAQWLVPDPTCRRRILTDVAVIWVEHAMFFGDIQITDDLSAAAMGFHRYRSIPPPSNYHSRLTYAAGPHARQFELLDQLLTKVRPTEPHYHLAVLAVLPAAQRRGIGAAVLTHHESRVDRIDMPSWTEIAPDSQDLYRGHGYLPRPALTLPDGPVLAPMRRNPHPNRSSWPLNTARPAPVTAAARAQSDAQR